Within Chloroflexota bacterium, the genomic segment ACCCTTTGCCGTAAGGAAGGGTGACATTCTTACTCGGATAAGTGGTGAGCCAATTTTTTCTACCAGAGAAGTAAATTTTTATTTTAGTGTGGAAAAGGATGGAGAATCCCTGCCAATTACCGGCAATAGTTTCCAATGATGACTAAACGAATCTGTCAGATTTTCTTTTTCTTGCTTTTACTGGCTGGTTTCCTTTTCTGGCCCCAAAAAGCCTTGGCCGATACTTGCGGAGAGGGCTGTACAGAAGTCTCTATGGCAGATTGCGAGAGAAATGGCGCTCTTTTAGAAAACAGGTGTTGTCAACCGGGCGAACCATGTGATGTTTGGACATTTAAGTATGCTTATTCTTGTTGCAAATGTGGGGAATCCGGATGGTATTGGTGGATTTATTTGTATGCTTATTATCAGTGTGATGCTTCGGACCGGTGTGAAGGGGCGACGGGCGGAGGGAATACTGGTTATGCGGCCAATGGCCATGTGGTACCGGGGATTTGTAATGCCTCAAGTTACAATGGCACTGACCCGAATACCGCTTGTGTGAATGGGTCTTGGTATAAAACTTGCTGTACTCCGCCGGGCGTTTATCCAGTGACTTATTGTGAGGGCGGAAGGCCTGACCGCGATCTTTGTGCTAATTCGGGAGGAGTTTTGATTGACGGCCAGAGCTGCGGGACGGCGACTCCGCCGCCGGGGGCGACGCCGACGCCGACACCGACACCGGGAGAAACACCCGGGAGTTCAATTTGGGTGAATGTCAAAGGAGATGAGGTGATTAAGGGTTCTCGGGTTGAGATTGAGGTTTGCCAAAAACCAGCCCAATTATTTCACCAACGACATAACGACAGGGCCAGTAATATGCAGTTTTCTCCCAATCTGGCTCGACCCGGGGATGAGGTTACCTTAACTTTTTCTACCCAGAATGTGGTCCGAGTTTTGCGCTAAGTCCTTGTCCTCCGCCCCATTGACAAATCGCCATCCCACAGGGTAGAATACTCCTGTCCAGTGATTATGTATAAGGGTACATCAACTCCCAAAGATGAGAGGAGGGCATATGTTAAATATCGCTGCGTACCTATTTCCATCCTCTGTGGAGGAGGCATTGGAAATGCTGGCCGCCCACAGTGGGAACGCCCGGCTCATCGCGGGTGGAACCGATCTCGTACTGCAGAGCCAGCGGGGCCAGTGCCCCGCCGCTGTTTTCGTGGACATCACCCGCATCCCAGGCCTGGACAAAATTGAGGAACGCGACGGCTACATCTTCATTGGAGCCAACGTTACCCACGCCGCAGTAGCCAAATCACCGCTCATCCGACAGCGCGCTAACGTGCTGGCGGAGGCCTGTGGCATGGTCGGCGGACCACAGATCCGCAATGTGGGCACACTGGTAGGTAATGTGGTGAATGCGCTGCCTGCCGCTGACGGAGCAATTGCTCTTACCGCCCTGGACGCCGAAGCGGAAATCGCTGATGAGATGGGTCGGCGCTGGGCCCCTGTTATCGAACTCTACGAAGATGTGGGGATCTGCCGGGTCAACCCGTGTGCTCAGATGGTCACAGCGCTGCGTTTTCACCCCCTGGAGCGCGGGATGAACGGTGCGTACCAGCGCCTGTCGCAGCGGAGAGCCTTGTGTTTGCCCATGCTCGCCGTGGCCACAGTGGTGGATATTGAGGAGGGACGCTTTCGCCAGGCACGCATCGCCATCGGACCCGTCGCGCCCCGGCCGTTGCGCCCGGCCGAGGCCGAAGCAGCGCTGGATGGGGTCCCAGTCAATGCAGAAAACATAGCCCACGCAGCCAGGCTGGCTGCGAAAGCATCGCACCCCCGCGATAGTTTGCTGCGCGGAAGTGCCGAATACCGCACAGCGATGGTCGAGGTGCTGGTGCGTCGTGCCTTGAGCAAAGCAGCCGGGTTGGAGGTGTAACATGCCTAAGATTGAGATGACCGTCAATGGGAAAGCAGTCTCGGTGGATGTAGAACCAGGAGACTTGCTGGCCAACGTATTGCGCGACAAACTCGGTTTGATCGGCACCAAGATCGCCTGTGGAGAGGGTGAGTGTGGTTGCTGCACCGTCCTAGTGGACGGCGTGTCGGTTACATCCTGTATCTTCCCCGCGTTTAAGGCCGCCGGACGTGAGGTGCTGACCATCGAAGGACTATCGGAAGACGACCAACTCGATCCCATCCAGGAGGCTTTTAAGGAGAAAGCCGCAGCGCAGTGCGGTTACTGCACGCCAGGGATGATCATGTCCGCCAAAGCCCTACTGAACGAGAACCCACACCCCACTACAGAGGAGATCGAACAGGGCATTTCCGGCAACCTCTGCCGTTGCACAGGCTACTATCAGATTGTGCAAGCCATTACTATGGCCGCCAGGCACATGGCAGAGAAAGGGGGTGCATCATGAGCGAGAGCATCATTGGCACGAGCGTCACCCGCCTAGATATTCACACCAAAGTCCAAGGCCAGCGCAAATACCCTCAAGATTTCAACATGGACGGCCAACTCTACGCGGTCGTAGTATGGGCGGAATACCCTCACTCCATTGTCAAGCACATTGATACCAGCGCCGCCGAGGCCTCGCCCGGCGTGGTGCGGGTCATCACTTACAAGGATGTGCCAGTGAACGAATACGGCATTAACATCAAGGACCAGCCCGTGCTCGTGGCGGAGGGCGATAAAGTGCGGTGGATGGGCGACCGGATCGCCATCGTGGTGGCGGAGAGTCAGCGGGCCGCTGAACAAGCGCGCAAGTTGGTGAAAGTGGAGTACGAGCCCCTGCCTGTGGTCACCGACCCGCGTGAGGCTATGAAACCAGATGCACCCCGAGTACATGAGGAACGGGGTGAGAGCAACGTCCTCCATCACATCAAAATTCGCAAGGGCGATGTGGAGGCAGGCTTCGCTGAGGCCGACGTGGTCGTGGACGGCTATTTCATCACGCCGGCCGTCGAGCACATCTACATGCAGCCCGAGGCAGGCATTGGCTACATAGATGAAGAGGGCAGGGTAACGGTCATCGCCGCCGCGCAGTGGCCCCACGACGACTTGCATCAAATCGCCCACTTCCTGAACCTACCTGAGGACCAGGTCCGTGAAATCGTGCCAGCCGTCGGCGGAGCGTTCGGTGGGCGCGAGGATATGTACATCCAACACTTGCTGGCGCTGGCCGCTTATGTGGTGCGCCGCCCGGTCAAGATGGTGTGGACGCGAGAGGAATCCATCCAGTGCAGTGGTAAGCGCCACCCGTTCTACATGAAGTACAAAGTGGGGGCGAAGCGCGATAGCATGTTGACGGCGATGGAGATCGAGATCATCACCGATGCTGGCGCTTATGCCTCCACCAGTATCCCGGTGCTCAGCAATGCTGCCACTTTCGCTGCAGGACCATACAAAGTACCCAATGCCAAAGTGGACGCCTACACGGTCTACACCAACAACGCCGTGACGATGGCTATGCGCGGTTTCGGTGCCACTCAGCCGCCAGTGGGCTATGAATCCATGATGGACCGGATGGCCGAGGCCCTGGGGATGGACCCTGTCGAGTTGCGAATGAAAAACCTCCTTGATGAAAGTGATGTGGCCCTCACCGGCAATGTGATGCGTGGCGGGGTCGCAGGGCTCAAGGAGACACTGCGCCAGGCAGCCCTCGCTGCCGGCTGGCGGCAAGTGGGTGGACGATGGATCAAGCCAGATCTAGGCCAAGCGTCGGCGACATATAAGCGGCGAGGCATCGGCGTGGCTGTGGCTTACAAGAATGTGGGCTACAGCCTGGGTTTCGATGACAAGGCAACTTGTACTGTCGAACTAAGCCTGGCCCCCAATGGGGATATCCAGCGTGCACTGCTCAAGATCGGCGCATCGGATGTCGGTGAAGGGGTGTGGACTGCATTAGCGCAGATCGCCGCTGAGACGTTGAAAATTGACATGTCCAAAGTGCGGCTGGCTTTCCTCGATACGGCCAAGGTGCCTGATGCAGGGAGTTCTTCGGCCTCCCGGCATGTGTTTGTCTCGGGCAACGCCGTAGTGCGTGCCTGCCAAGAGGCGTTGGCGAAGCGCGATGCCATCCTACGCGCCGAAACAGGCGAGACGAAGGTAGTAGCCCAGGCAACCTACCACGGCCGAGAGGCACGGGCCACGACGCCATTTGATCCCCAGACTGGGCTCTGTGAGCCACACTGTGCCTACGGCTATGCCACACAAATCGCGTTGGTGGAAGTGGATACGGAGACGGGCGAAGTAGAGGTGCTGAAGATCTGGTCTGCCCACGATGTGGGCAAGGCCATCAACCTGGAAATGGTCGTGGGGCAGATCGGCGGCGGGGTACATATGGGTGTGGGCTACGCACTCACTGAGCACTTCATCCAGCAAGGTGGCCGGGCCCAGACAAGACACATGAGCGAATACTACATCCCCACGGTGCGCGATATGCCGCGGGAACTGGTGCCCATCATCGTGGAGGTGCCTGACCCTTGGGGGCCTTACGGCGCAAAGGGATTGGGAGAAATGACCACATTGCCAACCGCCCCAGCCATACTGAATGCTATCCACGATGCGACAGGAGTGTGGATTGACTCGCTGCCGGCGACGCCGGAGCGGGTGTGGCGCGCTCTACAGAGAAAAGGTTGAGTCAACAAGCACTGGGATAGGGGTGTGAGATATCGCACCCCTATTCCTTTTCCACCTTCTTGGCCTGGCGTCGAATCCAGGCAATGGCTGCGGGCTCGTACCGGCGTACTAAGAGTACTGAGCAAGGGGCCTGATCGGCGATCTGATCGTCAACGGAACCGAAGAGTCGTGTTTGAGAAGCCCACTCTTCCGAGGCTCCAGCCACAATCAGGTCGTAGCAATGGCGCGCCGCTTCTGCCAGGATGCCCTCCATCACTCCTCTCGCCTGTGCCACGCGCATAGTTATATTGGCAGGAACATAGCCCAATTCATCTTCAATGACGTCGCGAAGCAGCAATATCTCATCTTGTACGTCTTCCGCTCCGGTTGCCCTACTATATGTGTGCAAGGCTGTGATATGAGCATCCTCTTGCTCAGCGATCTCGTAGGCCAGGCGAAGAGCCAGACGCGAATGAGGCCCTCCCCCAACTGGAACCAAGATGTGGCGGATCTCTTTCAGACCCCGGTCCAATAAGACAGCAATGTTGGTGCGTGCTTTTTGGATCACGACTTTCACCGGATTATCGGCTAAAGTCTGCGGGTTCAATGGTCCTGGCCAGCCCATCAATATGATTTTGACATCGCCGTGATCTTTGATTTCGCTTAGGATCCCTGTAGAGATATCTGGCGAAGCGCGCATTTTGGTGTACAGCGGCACGTTTCGAGCCTCCGCGTCTTCAGCAATCTGATTGAGCAAGGATTTCTGTCGCGGGCCCAAGTGGTCTACCAGGCGCTTTACCATGCCCTGCGGAAGACGAGAGGAAACACGCACAATGGTAAGAACGCAAATGCTGGTGTCCTCGCTCGCCTGTGCTAAGATCGAGGCGAGGTGGACTAGGCGTTGTGCAGTGCGGGGGTTGGCCACCGGAACTAGTATTCTGTCCTTCGCCGGTTCTCTGGCTTTGATGCTAGATGAGACCATCCGGATAATCGGTGGATAAAGGTAGTAGAAAGCAGTGCAGACTGCAAGCACACCGGCACCAAACAGCAGCGCTCGCCAATGGGTGAAGACAACAATGAGGAGACAGGTCCCCGCCGCTAAGTACGCTGTGAGTGGGAAGAATGGGGCCCTGAAGGGCCGCTTCATGTCTGGATGAAGTTCCCTCAGGCGGACCATAGCCAGGCTGGCCCAAAACAACACGAACAAGTAGCCAGAACTAGAGATATAACTCAGAAAATCAACGAGGCCGATGGCAGCAACGAACCCGGTGACTGTGCCAATCACCAGAATGGCCAGATAGGGTGTTCTAAACCGCCCCAATCGGGACATGAAACGAGGCCAAGCGCCGTCTCGGCTCATGGTAAATGCCTCGCGTGTAGCGCTCAGCATAGCTGTGTTGATCGAAGTGAGGGTAGCAAGCATCCCGGCAAGAGCCATCATCGGCACGCCCCAGCCAGGCAAGAATCGCCTTGCCGCATCGGTCAACGCGGTCTCGGAGCCAGCGACTTCCTGCCAAGGAACTGTGCCCAATGTCACGAGCGCCGCCGAGACATAAATGAGGGTGATCAGCGTCAGACTGATCAGGATACCGCGGGGAATATTGCGGCCAGGGTCTTTGATCTCCTCGGCATCGTCGGCGATCACCTCGAAGCCAACGTACGCGTTATAGACCAAAGCGATGGTCGCCAGTATTTTTCTCAGATTTTCCCAACCCCCTCGATAAATGAAAAATGTGCCGCCAGGTGCGAATACCTCCCATCGGAAGCCCTCAGCAAGAGTCAAGCCGAGGATGATGTAAATACCCAGGAGCGCTAGCAATATCCCGCCCAGTACGATCTGGGTATTTCCTACTTTGCTAACCCCGAGGAAGTTGAGCACTGTGAACACGCCGATCACAGCGAGAGCGGTAGGAACGATTGGCAAGGAGGGGACGAACACCTGAAGTGAATAGGCAAACCCCACCGCCGAGAGGGCGCTGTAGAAGGTGCTGGAGAGACAGTCGAGAGAGCCCACCAGAAATGAGAGGAGACCAGGGCCCCATGCCTCGCGGACATAGGTAAGTGCGCCTCCTGTCTCAGGAAAGGAAGTGGCCATCTCGCTGTAATTCAGGGCGATGCTATAACTCAGCAGGCCGCCAGCCAGGAGAGCGAGGACCACAGCGGGACCTACCATCCCAGCGGCATGTCCGGTTAGCACGAAAATCTCCGCAGCGATGGTTCCGCCGGCGCCCAGCATCACCACCTGTGCTAAGTTCAATTCTCTTCTCAATCGGCGCTTGCTCATAGGATGAATTTCTGCCCAGTATTTAGGTCCGATTCAGACAAGATTTAACTTTATCACTCGGTGGCGATTTTGTCAAAGTGCTCAGGGTCGGCGCTCTGGCTGGCCGTGGACCGCACGCACTGTAATTATGCCCAGAAGCGCCCGGTCGTATGGAACGCGTTCGTTTCCCTCGTACATCTCCAGGCGCGGCATTCCCGGCTCCATGGGCCTGTACATGCCCACTTCAATGGTATACTGTCCGGATTCGGTGCCAGCGGGGATGTGGATCCAGTGCCGGTCTTCCACTACTTCACCCACTTTCCAAGTCTTCGTGGGCCGCTGCCCACCCACCGGCTGAGAGTCGTGCTGTGCCAACATATGTTCATTTGGTGTTAAGAGGTGAGTGAAGACGGTGTAGTTTTTGTCCACCGGTGCGAGGGCCTGCCAAAAAAGTCGGAGCTCCACCGTCTCCCCTGGCGCGAATATACTCCGCTCCAGTCTCGCGCCCAGTAGCCGAATCATCCCATTGCCCAGAATCGCTGTGCTGGGCCGGTCAATTATCACCTCGGTGCGAATGAGAGCCCCCGGCGGTAGAAGGAAGTGTCGCAAGCCCACCCCGTGGAAAGTGCGCCCCACTGGCACCTCCCACCCCACATCCTCGAGCAACGCGATAACCACCCCACTGGGATCCACTATTTCGTTCTGCCAGAGCACCAGCCAGATCCCCTTACGCCCGACAATGAAGCGATTTATCTCCTGAGCGACAGAGAAGTCCACTGGCACGTCCAACTTGAGCACAGGCGTATTGGGTATGAGAAGCCGCTCGGCATTGGGATAATAGTAGTCAAAGATAGGGAAAAAATGCCCTGACACCAAGATGATGCTCTCGTCAGGGCCGATGTGTTTGCCTAGATAGCGGGTGACGCGCCGGAAATCAGGCCGGGCAAAATTCTCGTCGAAGATCGCGTTACGTAACGAGTAGACTGAGGTCATCGCAATGAACCCGACTGCGAGTAGGCATAACGCCCGCGGAATAAGAGTGACGAGTCCTCGCCAGGCAGGATGAGATCGCCACCCGGCACCGATGCCACCTGCTAAGAGCAGGAAATAGGGTGGTGAAGCCACCAAGGTGTAGCGGACACTGATTTTGGGGCGCTGGATGAAGACGAAGAGCATGAGGCCCAGTGGGATCACGAGATAAAGCACCAGGAAAAGCAGTCCGCGCCGCCGGAACCCGTTGCCGTGGCGCAGGCCCCACACCAGGCCTAACACACCACCCACCAGCAAAACCAGGTAGCCGAAGGTCAGTCGCTTGGCCAGGGCAGGCTCTACCGTGATCCCCGTACTCCACTCGGTGATGATCCGCGCTGCCGTTGCCACTACGCCGACGCGACCGGTCCAATAGCCAGTGTCCAGTGCCGCCTGGCGCAACAGCATCGGCACCCAGGGCAGGTATACCAGTGCCACTCCTGTTGCGACAGCCACTCCTTCCCGAAATAGCCCTGGCTCTCGGCCCCCCCGCCACCAGCACCAGAGGAAATACATGGCCATAGATGGCAGCAGGAACAGGGAGAAATAGTGTGTGTACATCGCCCCGAGGGTGACCAGGCCAAAGGCCACCCAGAGACGGCGGCGATGGGAGGGTGCCAGACCGCCCTCCAGGACACGGACGAGCAGGTAAGCCGAGATGACAGTTAGGGATAGGACGAGGGCGTACATCCGGGTTTCCTGAGCGTACCAGAAATAGAGCGGAGAGAGCGCAGTGAACAAAGCCCCTAAGAGTCCTGCACCTGCATTGACCGTTCGCCGACCGAGCACGTACATTGCAGGCACGACCACCGTGGCGCATATCGCGGAGAGGCAGCGCACAGCGAATGACGTGACTCCTCCTAGCCGGATCCAAGCGTGGAGGAGCAAATAGTACAGAGGGGGCTGCATCTCGAAGGGGAAATGGGAAGCGGCCTCCTCCAGACTCATGCGGGCGATATAGATGCTGTAGCCCTCATCATACCAGAGGCTTTGAGCATCTATGCGGTACAGCCGCAGGCACCAGGCAAAGAGTGTGAGTGCGAGGATGATAACTGCTGTGATCAGTTCAGGCTGGGTTTTCTTGCTCACCATCATTATCGAGACGACAACGTAACCTTACTAGTTCCCCATCCGTGATATCGCCCATCTCATATAGCATTCGTCGTTGCACCTACTTTGTATGATACGTGAGAGCAGAGGGGCTGTCAATAGGCTTAGATATAGACCCTAAGGGTTTGGGAACCCCTCAGGGTCAATGCATGCTACGCGCCATATTTGACAATTTCCAGGCCATTTGCTATCATTATGTAAAACGTTCTACGCGAAAGACATAGTTCTCACACTTTTTCCTACACAAAAGGTTATACGGAGGAACCTTGTGTCTGCCGAGCAATTGGAACTCTTCCCTGCCCCAAAGGCCTCAAGGGAGGAACGAAAGGTTGCCGCCAAACCACCTCTCACTTCCGCCTCGCCTCTCAGTGCGGCTATGCGCGGCTTCCACCAACATATGATAGAAGTGGAGTTCAGTCCCCATACCATCCGTTCATTCTCAGGCGACCTAAGTTTGCTGGCTCGCTACCTCGGTGCTGATACTGCGGTGGGCGAGATATCCATCGCCAAACTCCGCCAGTTCCTGCACTGGCTGCGGTATGAACGCGGTGTGCCCTGCAATGCCAAATCACTCAGTCGCCGACTCACCACCCTCAAAGTCTTTTTTGGCTGGCTGCAGGAGACAGGCGTGCTCATCGAAGATCCCGCTGCCCCTCTCGTCCACCAACGCGTCTCCACCCCCTTGCCCCACATCCTGACTGACACCGAGGTTGAGCGCGTCCTGCAGACTACGGAGATGCTGCTGCATCACCCGGATGAACCAGACGCCCGACCCCATCTATTGGTGACACTCTTGCTCCATACCGGCATCAAGAAAAGCGAATGCATGAACATCGCCCTCCACCACATTGAAACCGGCAACCCCGATTCACCGGTACTGTACATTCGTTACGAGAACCCCAGACAACATTATAAAGAGCGACGCCTGCGCTTGCCCTCTTCGTTCGTTGGGGCATGGCGGCTTTACTTGGACCAATACAAGCCCAGAGCAAAACTCTTCGAATGCACAGCACGGAATCTGGAGTATGTGTTGCACAATGTGGCCCGGCAGGCTGGGATAGAAGGGGGCATCTCCTTTGAGAGTCTGCGCTGGACTTGCGCCGTACGGGACTACCGCGGGGGAATGGACGAAGAGACATTACGGCGGAAGATGGGGCTTTCCACCATCGCCTGGCCAGAGGTGCTGGAGAAGATTAAGATGCTCGTACAAGCACCGCTGTGAAAGGGAAGCCAACCCAAAAGGCTC encodes:
- a CDS encoding FAD binding domain-containing protein is translated as MLNIAAYLFPSSVEEALEMLAAHSGNARLIAGGTDLVLQSQRGQCPAAVFVDITRIPGLDKIEERDGYIFIGANVTHAAVAKSPLIRQRANVLAEACGMVGGPQIRNVGTLVGNVVNALPAADGAIALTALDAEAEIADEMGRRWAPVIELYEDVGICRVNPCAQMVTALRFHPLERGMNGAYQRLSQRRALCLPMLAVATVVDIEEGRFRQARIAIGPVAPRPLRPAEAEAALDGVPVNAENIAHAARLAAKASHPRDSLLRGSAEYRTAMVEVLVRRALSKAAGLEV
- a CDS encoding (2Fe-2S)-binding protein, with the protein product MPKIEMTVNGKAVSVDVEPGDLLANVLRDKLGLIGTKIACGEGECGCCTVLVDGVSVTSCIFPAFKAAGREVLTIEGLSEDDQLDPIQEAFKEKAAAQCGYCTPGMIMSAKALLNENPHPTTEEIEQGISGNLCRCTGYYQIVQAITMAARHMAEKGGAS
- a CDS encoding xanthine dehydrogenase family protein molybdopterin-binding subunit, producing MSESIIGTSVTRLDIHTKVQGQRKYPQDFNMDGQLYAVVVWAEYPHSIVKHIDTSAAEASPGVVRVITYKDVPVNEYGINIKDQPVLVAEGDKVRWMGDRIAIVVAESQRAAEQARKLVKVEYEPLPVVTDPREAMKPDAPRVHEERGESNVLHHIKIRKGDVEAGFAEADVVVDGYFITPAVEHIYMQPEAGIGYIDEEGRVTVIAAAQWPHDDLHQIAHFLNLPEDQVREIVPAVGGAFGGREDMYIQHLLALAAYVVRRPVKMVWTREESIQCSGKRHPFYMKYKVGAKRDSMLTAMEIEIITDAGAYASTSIPVLSNAATFAAGPYKVPNAKVDAYTVYTNNAVTMAMRGFGATQPPVGYESMMDRMAEALGMDPVELRMKNLLDESDVALTGNVMRGGVAGLKETLRQAALAAGWRQVGGRWIKPDLGQASATYKRRGIGVAVAYKNVGYSLGFDDKATCTVELSLAPNGDIQRALLKIGASDVGEGVWTALAQIAAETLKIDMSKVRLAFLDTAKVPDAGSSSASRHVFVSGNAVVRACQEALAKRDAILRAETGETKVVAQATYHGREARATTPFDPQTGLCEPHCAYGYATQIALVEVDTETGEVEVLKIWSAHDVGKAINLEMVVGQIGGGVHMGVGYALTEHFIQQGGRAQTRHMSEYYIPTVRDMPRELVPIIVEVPDPWGPYGAKGLGEMTTLPTAPAILNAIHDATGVWIDSLPATPERVWRALQRKG
- a CDS encoding amino acid permease, whose translation is MSKRRLRRELNLAQVVMLGAGGTIAAEIFVLTGHAAGMVGPAVVLALLAGGLLSYSIALNYSEMATSFPETGGALTYVREAWGPGLLSFLVGSLDCLSSTFYSALSAVGFAYSLQVFVPSLPIVPTALAVIGVFTVLNFLGVSKVGNTQIVLGGILLALLGIYIILGLTLAEGFRWEVFAPGGTFFIYRGGWENLRKILATIALVYNAYVGFEVIADDAEEIKDPGRNIPRGILISLTLITLIYVSAALVTLGTVPWQEVAGSETALTDAARRFLPGWGVPMMALAGMLATLTSINTAMLSATREAFTMSRDGAWPRFMSRLGRFRTPYLAILVIGTVTGFVAAIGLVDFLSYISSSGYLFVLFWASLAMVRLRELHPDMKRPFRAPFFPLTAYLAAGTCLLIVVFTHWRALLFGAGVLAVCTAFYYLYPPIIRMVSSSIKAREPAKDRILVPVANPRTAQRLVHLASILAQASEDTSICVLTIVRVSSRLPQGMVKRLVDHLGPRQKSLLNQIAEDAEARNVPLYTKMRASPDISTGILSEIKDHGDVKIILMGWPGPLNPQTLADNPVKVVIQKARTNIAVLLDRGLKEIRHILVPVGGGPHSRLALRLAYEIAEQEDAHITALHTYSRATGAEDVQDEILLLRDVIEDELGYVPANITMRVAQARGVMEGILAEAARHCYDLIVAGASEEWASQTRLFGSVDDQIADQAPCSVLLVRRYEPAAIAWIRRQAKKVEKE
- a CDS encoding glycosyltransferase family 39 protein, with the protein product MSKKTQPELITAVIILALTLFAWCLRLYRIDAQSLWYDEGYSIYIARMSLEEAASHFPFEMQPPLYYLLLHAWIRLGGVTSFAVRCLSAICATVVVPAMYVLGRRTVNAGAGLLGALFTALSPLYFWYAQETRMYALVLSLTVISAYLLVRVLEGGLAPSHRRRLWVAFGLVTLGAMYTHYFSLFLLPSMAMYFLWCWWRGGREPGLFREGVAVATGVALVYLPWVPMLLRQAALDTGYWTGRVGVVATAARIITEWSTGITVEPALAKRLTFGYLVLLVGGVLGLVWGLRHGNGFRRRGLLFLVLYLVIPLGLMLFVFIQRPKISVRYTLVASPPYFLLLAGGIGAGWRSHPAWRGLVTLIPRALCLLAVGFIAMTSVYSLRNAIFDENFARPDFRRVTRYLGKHIGPDESIILVSGHFFPIFDYYYPNAERLLIPNTPVLKLDVPVDFSVAQEINRFIVGRKGIWLVLWQNEIVDPSGVVIALLEDVGWEVPVGRTFHGVGLRHFLLPPGALIRTEVIIDRPSTAILGNGMIRLLGARLERSIFAPGETVELRLFWQALAPVDKNYTVFTHLLTPNEHMLAQHDSQPVGGQRPTKTWKVGEVVEDRHWIHIPAGTESGQYTIEVGMYRPMEPGMPRLEMYEGNERVPYDRALLGIITVRAVHGQPERRP
- a CDS encoding site-specific integrase encodes the protein MSAEQLELFPAPKASREERKVAAKPPLTSASPLSAAMRGFHQHMIEVEFSPHTIRSFSGDLSLLARYLGADTAVGEISIAKLRQFLHWLRYERGVPCNAKSLSRRLTTLKVFFGWLQETGVLIEDPAAPLVHQRVSTPLPHILTDTEVERVLQTTEMLLHHPDEPDARPHLLVTLLLHTGIKKSECMNIALHHIETGNPDSPVLYIRYENPRQHYKERRLRLPSSFVGAWRLYLDQYKPRAKLFECTARNLEYVLHNVARQAGIEGGISFESLRWTCAVRDYRGGMDEETLRRKMGLSTIAWPEVLEKIKMLVQAPL